The stretch of DNA TGCTGAAAGAAGTGGGAGTCGTCGATAGCGGCGGCCAAGGGCTTCTGTTAGTATATGAGGGCTTTCTTGCTGCGTTAAAGGGGGAGGACTTGCCTGAAGTTCCAGGGCTTTCTCCGGATATGGAAGAGCTTGTCAGCGCTGAGCATCATAAAAGCGTGCAGAGCTTTATGGATACAGCAGATATAGAATTTGGCTACTGCACAGAGTTTATGGTTCGGTTTGAAGAGGATAAGGTAGCCAAGCATCCTTTTTCCGAAGAGAATTTTCGCGCTGATTTAAGCCGATTCGGCGATTCATTGCTCGTCATTGCGGATGATGAAATCGCTAAAGTTCATATTCACTCCGAACAGCCTGGTGAGGTGCTAACTTACGGGCAAAGGTACGGCAGTTTAATTAGCATGAAAATCGAAAACATGCGCGAGCAGCACAGCCATATCATCGAACGGGATGCGGCACCTTCCTCAACCTCTGCGCGCAAAGCGGAAAAGCAGGAATATGGCGTTGTAACCGTGGCCATGGGGGAAGGAATTGCTGAATTGTTTAGAAGCATCGGGGCAGCCGAGGTCATCGAAGGCGGCCAAACGATGAACCCGAGCACGGAGGACATCGTAAAAGCGATTGAAAAAGTCAACGCTAGAAAAGTCATCATTTTACCGAATAACAAGAACATCGTCATGGCTGCAGAGCAAGCCGCTGAAGTGGTGGAGATGGACGCGATCGTTGTTCCATCGAAAACGGTACCTCAAGGAATAGCTTCCTTGCTTGCTTTCAACCCGGAATTGGGAATCAAAGAGAACCAATCAGCTATGACAGCGGCACTCGGACATGTGAAAACAGGACAAATTACTTTTGCTGTACGCGATACGAATATTGATGGCATTGAAATTGCCAAAGATGATTTCATGGGGATTGCGGATGGCAAGATCGTATTAACGAATAAAGATAAAGTACAGGCGGCGATCTCTCTGCTTCGAGAAATGTTGGATGAAGAATCGGAAATTGTCACAATTCTTTATGGAGAAGATGCCCGCGCCGATGAAGTACGAGCGGTAACCTCCTTTATTGAAGAGCAGTATGAGG from Bacillus xiapuensis encodes:
- a CDS encoding DAK2 domain-containing protein, with product MSITSLDGKRFADMVKMGASHLAANAAMVDALNVFPVPDGDTGTNMNLSMTSGAKEVHQYASEHFGKTAAALSKGLLMGARGNSGVILSQLFRGFAKAVEHREAVDSKEFAHAFEAGMQTAYKAVMKPVEGTILTVAKDGANKAVAVAKKQKDIVAVMEALVEEARASLARTPEFLPVLKEVGVVDSGGQGLLLVYEGFLAALKGEDLPEVPGLSPDMEELVSAEHHKSVQSFMDTADIEFGYCTEFMVRFEEDKVAKHPFSEENFRADLSRFGDSLLVIADDEIAKVHIHSEQPGEVLTYGQRYGSLISMKIENMREQHSHIIERDAAPSSTSARKAEKQEYGVVTVAMGEGIAELFRSIGAAEVIEGGQTMNPSTEDIVKAIEKVNARKVIILPNNKNIVMAAEQAAEVVEMDAIVVPSKTVPQGIASLLAFNPELGIKENQSAMTAALGHVKTGQITFAVRDTNIDGIEIAKDDFMGIADGKIVLTNKDKVQAAISLLREMLDEESEIVTILYGEDARADEVRAVTSFIEEQYEDVEVEVHNGKQPLYSFIFSVE